In Pelagibius sp. CAU 1746, the following proteins share a genomic window:
- a CDS encoding PEP-utilizing enzyme has protein sequence MFLSFSSKAETLALLRGKLNAARILPLTYFSVKEWSSSPEDVAGRVRRDLPAAPWIVRSSCWSEDHSGGSNAGAYLSIPDVVAEDFPEAVSRVAAAFPGHDDNDQVLVQPMLRDVIRSGVAFSHDPKTCAAYRVVNWAEGPDTTAITGGGEDGRIWLGAQRSPIGPPEELLGVCALLDELLELFGGIPVDCEFAVTREDDGSECLWLLQARPLVLGADPEDPEAQERRLTSIADKVKSGMRPHPFLMGERTIFGVMPDWNPAEIIGLKPRPLALSLYQDLVTDSIWAYQRHNYGYRNLRSFPLMLQFFGQPYIDVRLSFNSFIPADLEEGLAARLVDYYIDRLLDQPAHHDKVEFEIVFSCYTFDLPERLEKLGEYGFSQAEQQAFAESLRRLTNRIIHPKNGLWKADADKLDVLSARYDKLAASDVDPLERIFWLLEDAKRYGTLPFAGLARAGFIAVQMLQSLVAKGVFSQAERDRFMSSLSTVSGQLARDRGALDRATFLSRYGHLRPGTYDILSPRYDEAPDQYFDWGHYSEDASESGSPFSVSLPQLRAIVALLEEHQLHPDGVGLLNFLQAAIELRELAKFQFTRNLSDALSLIGKVGASFGFSPEDLSYCDIAAFRGLHNGATYQRDVLERSIEAGKAQFEQSARLSLPPVISRPEDVWAFELPKSEPNFITQKDVIGSVVTEEDRDKLAGAIVCIPNADPGYDWLFSYPIAGLITAWGGANSHMAIRAGERGLPAVIGAGQQRYDQWSASRRLHLDCANCRVRILA, from the coding sequence TCATTCTCCTCCAAGGCGGAAACGCTGGCGCTGTTGCGCGGCAAGCTGAATGCCGCGCGGATTCTGCCCCTGACCTACTTTTCGGTAAAGGAGTGGAGTTCCAGCCCGGAAGATGTGGCTGGTCGTGTGCGGCGCGACTTGCCGGCGGCGCCGTGGATCGTGCGCTCGAGCTGTTGGTCGGAGGACCACAGCGGCGGGTCCAACGCGGGCGCCTATTTGTCGATACCCGATGTTGTTGCCGAAGATTTTCCCGAAGCGGTTTCCAGGGTGGCCGCAGCCTTCCCCGGCCACGACGACAACGATCAGGTCTTGGTTCAGCCGATGCTGCGGGACGTGATCCGCTCCGGCGTTGCCTTCAGCCACGATCCGAAAACCTGCGCGGCTTACAGGGTTGTCAACTGGGCGGAGGGGCCGGACACGACAGCCATCACCGGGGGCGGAGAAGACGGGCGGATCTGGCTTGGCGCGCAGCGCTCACCCATTGGCCCTCCCGAGGAGTTGCTTGGGGTCTGTGCTCTTCTTGATGAGCTTCTGGAACTGTTCGGCGGAATCCCGGTCGATTGCGAGTTTGCCGTTACCCGGGAGGATGACGGGAGCGAATGCCTTTGGCTTCTCCAGGCGCGCCCGCTTGTTTTAGGTGCCGACCCCGAAGACCCGGAGGCTCAAGAACGCCGCCTGACGTCCATCGCCGACAAGGTCAAGAGCGGTATGCGCCCCCATCCTTTCCTGATGGGCGAGCGAACCATCTTCGGCGTTATGCCCGATTGGAATCCCGCCGAGATCATCGGATTGAAGCCGCGGCCGCTGGCCCTCTCGCTCTACCAGGATTTGGTCACGGATTCCATCTGGGCCTATCAGCGTCACAACTACGGCTACCGGAACCTGCGCAGTTTTCCGCTAATGCTGCAGTTCTTCGGTCAACCGTATATCGATGTTCGGCTTTCCTTCAATTCGTTCATCCCGGCCGACCTGGAAGAGGGTTTGGCCGCGCGCTTGGTCGACTACTACATCGACCGCTTGCTCGATCAGCCCGCTCATCATGACAAGGTGGAGTTCGAGATCGTCTTCTCCTGCTATACCTTCGATCTGCCGGAGCGGTTGGAGAAGCTCGGGGAATACGGTTTCTCGCAAGCGGAGCAGCAGGCCTTCGCGGAGAGCCTGCGGCGCCTGACGAACCGTATCATTCACCCGAAGAACGGGCTGTGGAAGGCCGATGCCGACAAGCTGGATGTTCTGTCGGCGCGCTACGACAAGCTCGCGGCCTCCGACGTCGATCCGCTGGAGCGGATCTTCTGGCTCTTGGAGGATGCCAAGCGCTACGGAACGCTGCCTTTCGCCGGTCTGGCGCGTGCGGGATTCATTGCCGTTCAGATGCTGCAGTCTCTGGTTGCCAAGGGGGTGTTCTCGCAAGCCGAGAGAGACCGCTTCATGTCCAGTCTGTCGACGGTGAGCGGCCAGCTCGCCCGCGACAGAGGAGCGTTGGACCGCGCCACCTTCCTGTCCCGCTACGGCCATCTGCGGCCGGGGACCTATGACATTCTCTCCCCCAGGTATGATGAAGCGCCGGATCAATACTTCGATTGGGGTCACTATTCTGAAGACGCGTCCGAATCGGGATCTCCCTTTTCGGTCTCGCTTCCTCAGCTCCGCGCGATCGTAGCGCTTCTGGAGGAGCACCAACTGCATCCGGACGGCGTCGGACTTCTCAATTTCCTGCAGGCGGCGATCGAGCTGAGAGAGCTGGCGAAGTTCCAGTTCACGCGCAACCTCTCCGATGCTCTGTCTCTGATCGGCAAGGTCGGCGCCTCTTTCGGCTTCTCGCCGGAGGATCTGTCCTATTGCGATATCGCGGCATTCCGCGGGCTTCACAACGGCGCCACCTATCAGCGGGATGTCCTGGAGCGTTCTATCGAGGCGGGCAAGGCCCAGTTCGAACAGTCCGCCAGGCTTTCGCTTCCGCCGGTCATTTCGAGGCCCGAGGACGTCTGGGCTTTCGAGCTGCCCAAGTCGGAACCGAATTTCATCACTCAGAAGGACGTCATCGGCAGCGTTGTGACCGAGGAAGACCGGGACAAGTTGGCGGGTGCCATCGTCTGCATCCCCAATGCGGATCCGGGGTACGACTGGCTGTTTTCCTATCCGATCGCAGGCCTGATCACCGCCTGGGGCGGGGCGAACTCGCATATGGCGATCAGGGCGGGAGAGCGCGGCCTTCCCGCAGTTATCGGTGCCGGGCAGCAGCGCTACGACCAATGGTCCGCCTCCCGGCGCTTGCATCTGGACTGCGCCAACTGTCGGGTACGAATTCTCGCATGA